Genomic segment of Phreatobacter oligotrophus:
CGCCGTCACGGCCAGCCCTGTCGCGCGGTACCGTTCCGCAAGGCTTGCCGGCTCACGGTTTCGCGACTGATGATCACGGATGTGCGATTGTGCACGAATGCAATATTAAGACGGCATTCATCATTGCATTTTCTCAAGTTCGTGATTGGCAAGTGATCGGGCGAAGGTCCATCTGTCTCCCTGTCGACGGCGGACACCTCCCGCCGACACCAACCTTTCGCAGGCGACGCGTGTCCCGATATGCCGCCCGCACCTCAACCGATCAGGAGATCATCATGAACTTCCGCACCCTGGCTCTCGCCACCCTCGCCATCGCTCCCCTCGCCACCGGCGCCCTCGCCCAGGAGGCTGGCTCGCCCTTCGCTGGCTCGCCGGAGCGTGACATCGTCAACACCGCCTCGCCCCGCGAGTTCAGCGCCCCGCGCGTGACCTACCGCTCGGCGACGCGCGTCCAGGCCGACGCCACTGGCGCCCAGGACCATGCCAATGTCCCGGAGGCCGGTTCCTTCGGTCAGTGAACGGGGGACATCGTCCCACATGGAAAAGCCGGGGCTCGCGCCCCGGCTTTTTCGTGCGTGGTCATGGGTATGGCCGTTACAGGCCGGCGCGCGCGGCGAGGAAGGCCGGCACCAGCACCGGGGCGAGCCGCGCCACCGGCGCCACATGCTCCTCGCGATAATGATGCTCGACGTCGAGCAGGTTCATCGTCCCGATCGTCGTGCCGTCATAGATCACCGGCACGTTGATGACCGAGCCAAGGCCCATGCTGCCGATCAGGTCGTGGTCGAAGAAGGCCCAGCGGATCGCCTCGCGGTCCCGGCCGAGATAGGGCCGCTGCTCTTCCAGCACATGCTTGCCCCAGGGCGTGGCGCCCATGGTCTTGCGGCCGGAGACCGGATATTCCGCCGGCCGGTTCGAATAGATGCGGGCGACGTCGGCCCCATCGACGAAGAGCAGCGTGAACAGCTTATGGCCGACGAGGGCCTGCGTCTCGCGCTCCAGCGCGGCGAACAGCGTCTGCGGCTGGCCGGGCGCGGCAAGGCTGGCGGCGAGAACGGCGAGCGGATCGGTCATGACGGCCTCGGGGCGGGAGGAATGCGCTCGGGCAGAAGGCCCTGCGGCCTCAGGTAGAGCACGAGGATGAGGGCGGCTCCGACCAGCATCTCGCGCAGGGCGGCCACCTGGACCGGCTGCAGGCCGGGAACCACCTCGCCGACGAAACGGGTCGCCTCAAGGAAGGCGACGACCAGCAAAGCGCCGATCACCGCGCCGATGGGCCGGCCGACGCCGCCCGCGGTCACCGCGAGGAAGATGTAGATGGTGATCAGCGGCTGGAAATGGTCGGGCGAGACATAGGTCTGGTAGTGGCCGTAGAGCGCGCCGGCGAGCCCGGCAATGGCGGCCGAGAGCGCGAAGGCCTGAAGCTTGAAGCGCAGGACCTTCTTGCCCGCGAAGGCGGCGAGCTCCTGGTCCTCGCGGATCGCCTTGAGCGTGCGGCCGAAGGGCGAGAGGTCCAGCCGCCGCAGCGCCAGCCAGACCAGCGCCACGATCACCGCGACGAGGCCGCAATAGAACAGGTTGAAGCCGAGCGGACCGAGCTCCGCCTTGAACGGGGCGCGGATGCCGGACATGCCGTCCGAGCCATTGGTGAGCCAGCGCTCGTTGAGGGCGACGAGTCGCACGACCTCCGCGAAGCCGAGGGTGACGATGGCGAGATAATCGTCGCGCAGCCGGAGCGTCGCGAAGGTGACGACGAGGCCGGCGACGACGCCAGCGCAGGCCGCCGCGATGAGACCCAGCGGCACCGGCGCGCCGGCGCCCGTCGCGATCGCCGAGGCATAGGCCCCCACCGCGAAGAAGCCGGCAAGGCCGAGATTGACCATGCCCGCGCCACCCCAGATCAGGTTGAGGCTGAGCGCCAGCAGGCCGTAGATCCCGCCGATGGTGAGGGTGAAGAGCAGGTAGTTCAGCATCACACGGCCCTCTCGCCGAGGAGGCCGCGCGGCCGGAAGGTCAGCATGAGCAGGATGGCGGCAAAGCCGATGGCCGAGCGATAGGTCGCCGGCACGGCGAGAACGGCCAGTTCCTCCGCAATGCCGACGCAGAAAGCGCCGACCACCGCCCCGGGAATGGAGCCGAGGCCGCCGAGCACCGCGGCGGCGAAGACCGTCAGCAGGATGCGCGTCCCCGCGAGCGGATCGATGGAGGTGTCGACGGCGAGCAGCACGCCGCCGGCCCCCGAGAGCCCGGCCCCGACGAACAGCGTCACCACCGCGACGAGCTGCGGGTCGATGCCCTTGAGGCGGGCGAGGTCGACATTGTCGGCCACGGCCCGCATCGCCTTGCCGAAGCGCGTATGGCGCAGGAACAGGAACACCGCCGCCATGACGATCGCGGCGAGGATGACATTCTCGATCTGCTGCGGCCCGATCCTCAGGTCGAGGAACCGGAGGTCGGGCTTGAGCGGCAGGTCATAGCCGCGCAGGTCGTTGCCGAAGCCGAAGCGGATGAGGTTTTCCAGGATCAGGTTCAGCGCGATGGTGGCGATCGCCACCGTCAGCGCTCCCGCAGGCCGGAGCCGCCTCAGGCCGCCCTCCTCCCCGATCACGCCCACTGCCCCCGCCACCACGAAGGCGATGGCCACCACGGGGAGCACGCCCAGGCCCAGCGTCGTGTTGGCGACCCACCCGGCGAAGCCGCCGATGGTGATGTAGGCCGCCACCGCGAAGCTCGGATAGCGCAGCACGGCGAAGATCGCCGTGAAGCCGATGGCCGGCACGGCAATCAGCGCGCCGGTCATCACGCCATTGAGGATGGCCTGGGCGAGAGGCGTCATGGTCAGGCGATCTTGACCAGGGCGATCTTGCCGTCGCGCACCTGTTCGTAGCGGAAGCGGCTATCGGTGATGTCGCCGCTGTCGAGGAAGTCGCAGGGACCGGAGGCGCCCTCGTAGTCGACCGCCTGACCCGCGGCGATGGCCTTCAGGCCGTCGATGGCATTGTCGACCTTGGCGCCGCCGGGCGCCTGGCTGACCTTGCGCAACGTGTCGCGGATGGCGGTGCCCGAGGAATCCTTCGCCGCGGCGATGGCCATGAGGATCAGGTTCACCTGGTCATAGACCTGCGTCGTGTAGGGATCGGGATTGGCGACGCCGATGAGCTTCACCAGCCGCGCATAGGCGCCCGAGGCCTCGTCGGAGGACGGCGAGATGGTGAAGATGTTCTGCACGACCTCGGCCGGCAGGCTCTCGACCAGCTTCTGGTTCACCGAATAGCCGAAGGCGATCTTCCGGCCCTGGAACCCGGCGCGGAACAGGTCGCGCAGCAGCACGGTCGTGTCCGGCGCATAGCCGCCGAGGATCAGCGCATCGGGGCGGAAGCGCAGGATCTCGTCCACCTCGGAGCGGTAGGACGGCTTCTTGTCGTCATAGATGAGCGCGCCGGTCTCGCCGCCCTTGGCCTTCACGGCGAGGGTGATGTTGTCGAACTGGCTCTTCTGGAAAGGGGTCTGCGGCGAGACGAAGAAGACGCGCTTCGCCCCCTGCTCCAGCGCGAACTCGCCGAACTTGCGGCCCTGCAGCGTCGTGTTGGGCTGGGTGCGGGCGATATAGCCCTGGTGCGGCAGCAGGGTGATGGAATCGGCGCCGGAAACGGTGGCGAGGAAGGTCTTCGATTCCCAGCAGAGCGGCGCGACCGCCGTCGTCACCGACGAGGCCCAGGTGCCAACGATGGCCGAGACCTTGTCGACATCGATCAGCTTGCGGGCGGCGCGCACGCCAGCCTCGGGGTTGGTCTGGTCGTCCTCGACGCTGAGCTCGACGCGACGGCCGAGCACGCCGCCGGCCGCGTTCACCTCGTCGACCACGGCGCGCATGGCGCGCGCCATGATGGGCCCATAGGAGCCGCCGGCGCCGGTGAGCGGCACCAGGGGCCCGAGGCGGATCGGTGCGGCCTGCGCGAGGACCAGGGCGGGAGCGGCCGGCAGGAGGCTGGCGGCAGCCGCGCCCTGCAGGAGAAGGCGTCGTGTGATGCTCTGTGTCATGCCGGGGCTCCTCTGGATCATGGTTCGCTCAGCCGCCCAGGAACAGGCGGCGAATCTCCGGGTCTGCTGCAAGGCCCGGGCCGGTTCCCTCGGCGCTGTTGCGCCCCGAAACCAGCACGTAGCCACGATGGGAGACGGCCAGCGCTTCCACCGCATGCTGCTCCACCATCAGGATGGGGAGCCCGTCGCGGTTGAGCGCGACGATGGCGTCGAAGAGGTCGTCGGCCGCCTTGGGCGACAGGCCGGCGGTCGGCTCGTCCAAGAGCATCAGGGACGGATTGCTCATCAGGCCCATGGCCATGGCGAGGATCTGCCGCTGGCCGCCGGAGAGGGTCCGGGCCAGCGCCCGGCGCTTGGCCGCAAGCATCGGATAGGTGGCATAGAGCCCCTCGGCGCGGGCGGAGGCCCCCGCCGGATCGAGGAAACCGGCGATCTCCAGGTTCTCGGCGACCGTGAGGCTGCCGAAGACATTGCGCTCCTGCGGCACGAAGGCGATGCCGGCCTTGGCCCGGCCGCCGGCATCGGCGGATGTCACGTCCTTGCCAGAAAGGATGATCTGTCCCTCCTTGGCGGCGACCAGTCCGGCAATAGTCTTCAGCAGGGTCGACTTGCCCGCCCCGTTCGGCCCGATGATCGTGACGATCTCGCCCGGCTCGACGCGCACCGAGGCGCCCTTGAGAATCTGCTCGGCGGCGCCATAGCCGGCGACGACGCCCTCGGCGGCGAGCACGCTCAATGCCGCCTCCCCAGATAGGCTTCGAGCACCCGCTCATCGCTGGCGACCTCGTCGAAGCTGCCGCGGGTGAGCGTCCGCCCCTCCGCCATGACGATGACCGGATCGCAGAGGCGGCGGATGAGGCCCATGTCGTGCTCGATCAGGCAGATGGTGACGCCCTCGCGGTTCAGCGCCACGAGATGGCCGGCGATCTCTTCCGTCAGGCTCGGATTGACCCCCGCCATGGGCTCGTCGAGCAGGATGAGCCGCGGCTCGGCCATGAGGGCCCGGCCGATCTCCACGAGCTTCTTCTGTCCGCCCGAGAGGGCGACGACCGGATTGTCCACCACCCCATCGAGCTTCAGGCGGCGGATGACCGCCCAGGCCTGTTCGGCCAGCGCCTCCTCGCGCAGGCGGGCTTTGTGAGAGCCGATCAGGGCGGATACTAGGGATTCTCCCGCCTGCTCGCGGCCATAGAGCATCAGGTGCTGGAACACGCTGAGCTTGGGGAAGCCGCGCGCCAGCTGGAAGGTGCGCACCAGCCGCCGGCGCACCAGCGCTTCCGGCGGCAAGGCCGTGACATCCTCGCCGGCGAAGGTGACCGCGCCGCCATCGGGCCGGTAGAGGCCGGAGACCACGTTGAAGAGCGTCGACTTGCCCGCGCCATTCGGGCCGATCAGGCCGGTGAAGCTGCCCTCGGGGATGGCGATGTCGACGCCGTTGAGGACGCTGACGCCGTAGAAGCCGCGGGTGAGGCCGGAGATGGTGAGGAGATCGGTCACGCCTTGCCTCCCCGCGAGGGAGCCTGCCGCACCGGCAGCGACGGGAAATGGCCGCGCACCTGATCCTTCCAGAAGGCCAGAAGACCGGCGAAATAGACGGGGTCGTCGCGCAGCACGGTCTGGGCGATCATGCCGCGGATCAGGCACATGGTGGCGTTGAGCACGGTGCGCGTTGTCTCCGGGTCCGTGCCGCAGCGGCTCGCCAGCGCCATCCAGATAGCATCCAGCGCCGCGTGGAAATCGCGCACCATCGGCACCAGGCGCGCCCGGAACTCGGGATTGTGTCGCGCCTCCGGCAGGTATTCGAGGGTGATGTAGAACAGCCGGTCGTTCATCACGTCCCAGATGCGGTCGACGATCTCGTCGCTCGACCCGCCGCGCTCCGCAACCTCCAGCGCAAAGGCATGGAGCGTCTCCGTCACCTGCTGGAGATTGCGGGTGACCGCGGTGATGATGAGCTCGTCGCGGCTGGCGAAATGATGGGTCAGCGCCCCGCGCGAGACGCCGGCATGGGCGGCGATGTCGGTGGTCGACAGGCGAGTGAGGCCGCGGTCGTGAATGAGGTCGATCGCGGCGTCCAGGATCTTGCTGGACGTCTCGCGACTGCGCTCCTCCTGCGATCGCCGGTCCCGCGCCGCCACGCCATCCCCCTTGGGTCCCATCGGATGGCCCGAGTTGATCGGGCGAAAAACAAACAGTCAAGTATGTTTCTATTCGGATGAGGGATGAGACAGGCGAGGGTCGGAAGGGTTCTGCAACGCCGGACGGCGAAGCAGCGCCTCGACCCCCTCGCAGTCGCTTCCGCCATCCGCTATGGTCCGCCGCGAACACGTGCCCGAGGGCTTCTGTCTTGACCGCATCGCTTTCCCGTCGCACCGCTCTCCTCGCCGTCGTCGCGGGCGCCGTGGCGCTCGGCGGCTGCGGCCGCCGCGGAGGCCTCGAATTGCCGGGCGAGACGCCCGCCGCCATCGGCGGACCGACGCCGCCGAACCTGCCGCCGCGCGCGGAAGCCGCGGCCGATCCCGCCAACCCAGCCCAGCGCGAGGCCGGCCCGCGCCGCGACTATGACCGCAATCGCCCCGTCGGCCGCGGTCAGCTCCTGCCGTCCGGACAGTTCATCCTCGATCCGCTGCTCTGAGCGGCCCTCCCGCCGCCAACGCCGAACGCTCGCCCCATGCATCATTTCGCCTATCGCGACGGCCGCCTCCATGCCGAGGACGTGCCGCTTGAGACCATCGCGGCCGAGGTCGGCACGCCGTTCTACTGCTATTCCACGGCGACGCTGGAACGGCACTACCGCGTCTTCACCGAAGCCTTCGCCGGCCTCGACACGCTGGTCTGCTACGCGATGAAGGCCAATTCCAACCAAGCCGTCATCCGCACGCTCGGCCGCCTCGGCGCAGGCATGGACGTGGTGTCGGGCGGCGAGCTGAAGCGGGCGCTGGCCGCCGGCATTCCGGGCGAGCGCATCATGTTCTCCGGCGTCGGCAAGACCGAGGCCGAGCACGCCGCCGCGCTCGAGGCCGGCGTCTTCTGCATCAATGTCGAGAGCGAGCCGGAAGTGGCCCAGCTGTCGCGTGTTGCCACCTCCCTCGGCAAGACCGCCCACATCTCCTTCCGCGTCAATCCGGATGTCGACGCCAGGACCCACGCCAAGATCTCGACGGGCAAGAAGGGCGACAAGTTCGGCATCCCCATTTCCACGGCGCGCGAGGCCTATGCCCGCGCCGCCAAGCTGCCGGGCATCCACATTGCCGGCATCGACATGCATATCGGCTCGCAGATCACCGACCTGCAGCCCTTCGACGATGCCTATGCCCTGCTGGCCGAATTCGTCGGCACGCTGCGCGCCGACGGCCACGCCATCGACCATGTCGATGTCGGCGGTGGCCTCGGCATCCCCTATCGCGACGACAACGAGCCGCCGCCCGAGCCGATGCGCTATGCCGAGGTGGTGAAGCGCCACACGGCCTCACTCGGCTGCCGCGTCATCATGGAGCCGGGGCGGATGATGGTCGGCAATGCCGGCATCCTCGTCACCCGCGTCATCTATGTGAAGGAGACGGAGGGCCACACCTTCGTCATCGTCGACGGGGCCATGAACGACCTCATCCGCCCGACGCTCTACGACGCCCATCACGAGATCCGCCCGGTCAAGGAGCCCGTCCCCGGCGCACCGAAGCCGAAGGTCGACGTCGTCGGCCCCATCTGCGAGAGCGGCGACTACCTGGCGCTGGGCCGCAAGCTGCCGAAGGTCGGCCCCGGCGACCTGCTCGCGGTGATGACGGCCGGCGCCTATGGCGCGGTCCAGGCCGGCACCTACAACACCCGCCCGCTCTCGCCGGAGGTGCTGGTCAAGGACGCCGACTATGCGGTCGTCCGCCCGCGCCTCGACGTCGAGGCCATCATCGCCATGGACAGGCTGCCCGGCTGGCTCTGAAACCCAGCCCTGCCGAAAGCCTGATTGACCGGCCGGGAACAAGGGTCTTCAAGCACGGTTTAAACCGTCACGGAGCCCCATGATGCTGCCCAAGCGCCTGGTCGACGGCTATGCCTCCTTTCTGGAAGGCCGCTTTCCGCAGGAATCCGAGCGCTACAGGCAGCTCGGCGAGGACGGCCAGAGCCCGAAGACCATGGTCGTCTCCTGCTGCGACAGCCGCGTCTCGCCGGAGGTGATCTTCGACGTCGGGCCGGGCGAACTCTTCATCGTCCGCAACGTCGCCAACCTCGTGCCGCCCTACGCGCCCGACGGCAGCCAGCACGGCACCTCGGCGGCGCTCGAATTCGCGGTCCAGGCGCTGCGCGTCTCCGACATCGTCGTTCTCGGCCATGCCCGCTGCGGCGGCATCCGCGCCTCGGTCGCCGAGGACGCGGAGCCCCTCTCCCCCGGCGACTTCATCGGCAAATGGATGTCGATGATCTCGCCGGCCATCGACCGCCTTGGGCCGCGCGGCAACCGGCCCATGGCCGACTATCTGAGCGCGCTGGAGCGCGCCTCCGTCGTCCATTCGCTGGCGAACCTCAGGACCTTTCCCTGCGTGAACATCCTCGAGCAGCGCGGACGCCTGCGCCTGCACGGCGCCTTCTTCGGCGTCGCCACGGGCGTGCTCAGCGTGTTGGACGAAGCGTCAGGCGTCTTCGAGCCGGTCCTCGACGCGCCGGGCAAGGTCTTCGCCTGCTCGGCGGCGAGCTGACCTACAGCGTCACCGCGCCATAGCATGGCGCCTTGCCCCAGACCGCGAGCCGATAGCCCTTGCGCAGCCCGAGGGTGAAATAGGGATCAGCCTCGACGAGGGCGACGGCCTCCTCACGGCTGTCCACCTCCAGCACCCACAGACCGCCTTCGAACCAGGCGCCCGGTTCCGGCCTTAGTCCGCCGCCGATCAGGATGCGGTCGGCATGGGCGGCGAGATAGTCGAAATGCGCCTGCGAATGGTCCTTCCGGACCCAGGCGGCGTCGGAATTGTCGTCGAACAGAACGATCCAGCGGGCCATGACGGCTCTCCAAAACGACGAACGGCGGGCCTTGGGGGCCCGCCGTCGCACACAATGGGTTCGATGCGAAGGAGAGGGCGACCGATCAGGCCGCCGCTTTCGCCCGCGGCTGGATGAGCTTGCGGTTGATCAGCACCTCGGCGATCTGCACCGCGTTGAGCGCCGCGCCCTTGCGCAGGTTGTCGGAGACGCACCAGAAGGCGAGGCCGTTCTCCACCGTGGCGTCCTCGCGGATGCGCGACACATAGGTCGCATCCTCGCCGGCGGCGTCGAGCGGCGTGGCGTAGCCGCCGTTCTCATGCTTGTCGATGACCAGCACGCCCGGGGCCTGGCGCAGCACCTCACGCGCCTCATCGGCGGTGATCGGCTGCTCGCACTCGATGTTCACGGCTTCCGAATGGGCGATGAAGACCGGCACGCGCACGCAGGTCGCGGTCAGCTTGATCTTCGGGTCGAGGATCTTCTTGGTCTCGACCGTCATCTTCCATTCCTCCTTCGTGAACCCGTCCTCCATGAAGACGTCGATATGGGGAATGAGGTTGAAGGCGATGCGGGCCGGGAACTTCTTGGTCTCCGGGTCCTTCATCGAATAGAGCGCCTTGGTCTGGCGATCGAGCTCGTCCATGCCTTCCTTGCCGGCGCCGGAGACCGACTGGTAGGTCGAGACGACGACGCGCTTGATGCCGAAGCGGTCGTGCAGCGGCTTCAGCGCCACCACGAGCTGGGCGGTCGAGCAGTTCGGATTGGCGATGATGTTGCGCTTGGAGAAGCCGGTGATCGCATCGGCATTCACTTCCGGAACGATCAGCGGCACGTCGGAATCGTAGCGCCAGGCCGAGGAATTATCGATCACCACGCAGCCCTGGGCGCCGATCTTCGGCGACCATTCCTTCGACACGGCGCCGCCGGCCGACATCAGGCAGATGTCGGTGTCGGAGAAGTCGTAATGCTCGAGGGCCTTCACCTTCAGCACCTTGTCGCCGAAGGAGACCTCCTGGCCGACCGAGCGGCGGGAGGCCAGCGGAACGACCTCGGAAACGGGGAACCCGCGCTCCTCGAGGATGGCGAGCATCTCGCGGCCCACATTGCCCGTGGCACCCGCGACGGCGACCTTGTAACCCATGATCTGGCCTCTTTCGGCTATGGTTCTCCCCCGGGACCGGATCGCCTGGCGATCCGTTGGCGCCCATCTCCCCGTCGGGGGAGCACCCGGAAGCGAGGACGAAGCGTCAGCCTGCCGTGCCGCGCGTGGCGACCGGCTTGGTTTTCGTCGTCGTTTTGCTGCGACCGAAAGCCATGGCTGGGATGGGGTGTCCTCGGCGGAAGTGCCGTGAGGCCAGCGAAAAACACCAGGTGCGGCGAAATGTCAATCGCGCTAAGGGCTCAGGGCTGGCAAGGGCACGACCCCGGGCACGAGAGCGCCCAAGTTTCGCCCGGAAGGCCATGCCATCACGGAGGGGGCCTCGTCGCCCGTTCGAGACAGAGATGACCCAGACCCTCACCCGCCGGAACCTGCTGACCGTCGCTGCCGCCGCTGGCCTCGCCCCGCTCCTGTCCGGGGAAAGCCGCGCCGCGACCCCGCTGCGCTTCGGCCCAGCCGCCCCCTTCTCCTACAACGCCCTGAAGCAGATGGCCGCCGCCCGCGCCGGCCGGCCCTATGTCGCCCCGCCGCGCCCGAACCCCGAGGTCGTCCGCCGCATCGACTACGATGCGCATGGCAAGCTGCGCTTCGACAAGGACAACGCGCTGTTCGGCGAGGGACCCGGCGCCTATCCCGTCACCTTCCAGCATGTCGGGCAGTACTTCCCCAAGACCGTCTCCATGCATGTGGTCCAGGGCGAGACGGCCCGCGAGATCCTCTACGACCCGCGCTACTTCACCATCGGCCCCGACCATCCCGCCTCGGCGCTGCCGGCCGAGCCCTCCGCCTTTGCCGGCCTCTGGCTGCAGGAGGCGAAGTCCGGCCCGTGGAAGACGCAGGAGCCCTGGGCCACCTGGCTCGGCGCGTCCTATTTCCGCGGCGTCGGCGAACTCGGCCAGGTCGGCCTCTCCGCCCGCGGCCTCGCGCTCGCCCCGGGCCAGGGCCCCGGGCCCGAGGAGTTCCCCGACTTCGTCGCCTTCTGGATCGCCCCGGCCGCCAGCGAGACGGATCCCGTCACGCTCTATGCGCTGATGGACTCGCCCTCTCTGTCGGGCGCCTACCGGTTCCTGTGCCGGCGCACCAATGGCGTCGTCATGGACATCGAGGCGACGCTGCATTTCCGCCAGCGGGTCACCCATCTCGGCGTCGCGCCGCTCACCTCCATGTACTGGTACTCGGAGACGACCTCGTCGCGGACCATCGACTGGCGCCCCGAGGTGCATGATTCCGACGGCCTTGCCATCTGGACCGGCGGCGGTGAGCGCATCTGGCGCCCGCTCAACAACCCGCCGCGCACCATGACCTCGAGCTTCGTCGACGAGCGCCCGCGCGGCTTCGGCCTGCTGCAGCGCGACCGCGAGTTCCTGCACTATCTCGACGGCGTGAAATACGAGAAGCGCCCCTCCGCCTGGGTTGAGCCGCAGGGGGACTGGGGCCGCGGCGCGGTGCAGCTTGTCGAGTTGAACACCGACGACGAGATCCACGACAACATCGTCGCCATGTGGGTGCCCGAGGTGCCGGGCGAACCCGGCCAGCCCCGCGAGTTCCGCTACCGCCTGCACTGGCTCGCCGACGAGCCCTACCCGACGCCGCTCGCGCGCGTGGTGGCGACCCGCCTCGGCCGCGGCGGCCAGCCGGGCCAGCCGCGCCCGCAAGGGGTGCGCAAGTTCCTGGTGGAGTTCGCCGGCGGCCCGCTGACCAGCCTGCCCAAGGGCACCCTGCCCCGTCCGGTGCTCTGGGCCTCGCGCGGCACCTTCGGCGAGTACCAGTACACCGAGGCCGTGCCGAACGACGTGCCGGGCCACTGGCGCACCCAGTTCGACCTCAAGGTCGAGGGCAACGAGCCAGTCGAGATGCGCTGCTACCTGCGCGTCGGCGACCAGGTGGCCTCGGAGAGCTGGCTCTACCAGTATCATCCGGGGGCGTGAGGCGGCCCACGGGCGCCGATAAGCGTACCTCCTGAACCTCCACCGTCATGCCCGCCCTTGTGGCGGGTATCCACGACTTGAGCACCGCATATCGAGAAGTCGTGGATGCCCGGGGCAAGCCCGGGCATGACGCGGAGAGGTGTCGCGAGACCCAACCACCACCAGCCTCCCGGCCTAAGCGCGGCGGCACCTTTCGCTCAGCCCGTCACCCCCGGCGAGGCCCGAAGCGAAAGGCGAACGCATCTTGCGTTCGCGTGAGCTTGGGCCGAGGGAAGGGGGTCCAGGGGCCGGTTCACGGCCCTTCATCCGGACGGATGGCTGGCGATCGGCAATCCTGGATCCCCTTCCCTCGCTCGCTGACGCTCGCTCGCCGGGGATGACGGCGGTGGGCGCTGGAGGCGCGCAGCGGATTTCCTCAGCTCAACCACCCGCTACTCCACTCGCACCGTCACCGAGGCGCTGCGGCCCTCGCCATCCACCACCGACAGCGTCGTGAAGCCCGGCCCGTCCGGCTGGACGTTCACCTGCCTCTGCGCGCCGAAACGCCCGGCGGGCCTCCCGTCCAGCAGCACCGTGAAGGGCGGACGGCCACCCTTGGTGTGGACCACGAGAGGGTCCATGGCGCCGCGCAGCGCACCGAGGTCGACGCGGACCCCATCCGGCGGGAAGGCGATCTTGAGGTCGCGCGTGTCGGTCGCCTCCTCCCGCGACGGCCCGAAGCGGCGAAGCGGCGCGGGCAGTTGGGCATGGGTGAGCGCCGGCGCACTCGACGGCCGCGGCGGCATGGCGGCCGGCGCGCCGAGCCGGGCGAAGGCGTCGAAGAGGATGGGGGCCGCGGCCGTGCGGCCGGTGATGCCCGGCACGGAGGACCCGTCGGGACGGCCGACCCAGACGGCAATGGTCCGACGGCCGTCGAAGCCCACGGCCCAGGCGTCGCGGAAGCCGTAGGACGTGCCGGTCTTATAGGCGAGGCGGCCGGTGATCGCGGCGTCCGGCGCCGGCGCCTCGGTGAGAATATCGCCGACATGCCAGGCTGCGGCCTCGTCCGTCACCGGACGGCCCGCCATCTGCGGCGCGCCCAGCCGCTCCACCAGCGCTGGCATCTCGCCGCCGCGGGCGAGGCCCGCATAGAGCGCCGCGAGGTCCGCGAGGCGAAGGCCGACGCCACCGAGGCCGACAGCGAGCCCCGGCACCTCGCCGCGCGGCAGTTGCGGGCGAATGCCGGCCTGTTCCAGCCGCGAGAAGAAGCGCTGCGGCCCCACCGCCTCCAGCAGCGCCACGGCCGGCACGTTCAGCGACATCTGCAGCGCCACGCGGGTCGGCACCGTGCCCTGATAGCCCCTGTCGAAATTGGCCGGCGCATAGGTGCCGAAGCGCGAGGGACGGTCCTCGATCAGCGTCTCGGGATGGGCAAGGCCCGCCTCATAGGCCATGGCGTAGATGAA
This window contains:
- the lysA gene encoding diaminopimelate decarboxylase; protein product: MHHFAYRDGRLHAEDVPLETIAAEVGTPFYCYSTATLERHYRVFTEAFAGLDTLVCYAMKANSNQAVIRTLGRLGAGMDVVSGGELKRALAAGIPGERIMFSGVGKTEAEHAAALEAGVFCINVESEPEVAQLSRVATSLGKTAHISFRVNPDVDARTHAKISTGKKGDKFGIPISTAREAYARAAKLPGIHIAGIDMHIGSQITDLQPFDDAYALLAEFVGTLRADGHAIDHVDVGGGLGIPYRDDNEPPPEPMRYAEVVKRHTASLGCRVIMEPGRMMVGNAGILVTRVIYVKETEGHTFVIVDGAMNDLIRPTLYDAHHEIRPVKEPVPGAPKPKVDVVGPICESGDYLALGRKLPKVGPGDLLAVMTAGAYGAVQAGTYNTRPLSPEVLVKDADYAVVRPRLDVEAIIAMDRLPGWL
- a CDS encoding aspartate-semialdehyde dehydrogenase, whose product is MGYKVAVAGATGNVGREMLAILEERGFPVSEVVPLASRRSVGQEVSFGDKVLKVKALEHYDFSDTDICLMSAGGAVSKEWSPKIGAQGCVVIDNSSAWRYDSDVPLIVPEVNADAITGFSKRNIIANPNCSTAQLVVALKPLHDRFGIKRVVVSTYQSVSGAGKEGMDELDRQTKALYSMKDPETKKFPARIAFNLIPHIDVFMEDGFTKEEWKMTVETKKILDPKIKLTATCVRVPVFIAHSEAVNIECEQPITADEAREVLRQAPGVLVIDKHENGGYATPLDAAGEDATYVSRIREDATVENGLAFWCVSDNLRKGAALNAVQIAEVLINRKLIQPRAKAAA
- a CDS encoding carbonic anhydrase → MLPKRLVDGYASFLEGRFPQESERYRQLGEDGQSPKTMVVSCCDSRVSPEVIFDVGPGELFIVRNVANLVPPYAPDGSQHGTSAALEFAVQALRVSDIVVLGHARCGGIRASVAEDAEPLSPGDFIGKWMSMISPAIDRLGPRGNRPMADYLSALERASVVHSLANLRTFPCVNILEQRGRLRLHGAFFGVATGVLSVLDEASGVFEPVLDAPGKVFACSAAS
- a CDS encoding YciI family protein; this translates as MARWIVLFDDNSDAAWVRKDHSQAHFDYLAAHADRILIGGGLRPEPGAWFEGGLWVLEVDSREEAVALVEADPYFTLGLRKGYRLAVWGKAPCYGAVTL
- a CDS encoding glucan biosynthesis protein gives rise to the protein MTQTLTRRNLLTVAAAAGLAPLLSGESRAATPLRFGPAAPFSYNALKQMAAARAGRPYVAPPRPNPEVVRRIDYDAHGKLRFDKDNALFGEGPGAYPVTFQHVGQYFPKTVSMHVVQGETAREILYDPRYFTIGPDHPASALPAEPSAFAGLWLQEAKSGPWKTQEPWATWLGASYFRGVGELGQVGLSARGLALAPGQGPGPEEFPDFVAFWIAPAASETDPVTLYALMDSPSLSGAYRFLCRRTNGVVMDIEATLHFRQRVTHLGVAPLTSMYWYSETTSSRTIDWRPEVHDSDGLAIWTGGGERIWRPLNNPPRTMTSSFVDERPRGFGLLQRDREFLHYLDGVKYEKRPSAWVEPQGDWGRGAVQLVELNTDDEIHDNIVAMWVPEVPGEPGQPREFRYRLHWLADEPYPTPLARVVATRLGRGGQPGQPRPQGVRKFLVEFAGGPLTSLPKGTLPRPVLWASRGTFGEYQYTEAVPNDVPGHWRTQFDLKVEGNEPVEMRCYLRVGDQVASESWLYQYHPGA